From a single Tetrapisispora phaffii CBS 4417 chromosome 15, complete genome genomic region:
- the TPHA0O01560 gene encoding uncharacterized protein (similar to Saccharomyces cerevisiae CRP1 (YHR146W) and MDG1 (YNL173C); ancestral locus Anc_2.81), producing MTESVFTFEWPSGPKSVSIVGQFNSWGEPIALQLKSNERDVEEFQLELPVSIENGSDKLHFKFIVDDNWVVSDEYKKDTDANGNENNYIEKSDLNVKQPKSRRVKIKKKLRRNKKTGEVFLVSEEFIPLDDEGNELEPTKITVYEAKATPEKPEITPESESNGEENVQENTFESGEVPVGEPVGEPVEHPVEEQIEVPVKENSSNPVAEHTESSISNSGDSSSNSEALESSSIDDSDENDENLEVTLPKEINQEMAAVVNTTKAQEIPKTVKKLSKKKTVVKPKPLAKKTDNETKTKKTVMGKLKKFLSK from the coding sequence ATGACTGAGAGTGTGTTTACGTTTGAGTGGCCTAGTGGCCCAAAATCTGTTTCTATTGTGGGTCAGTTTAATAGTTGGGGTGAGCCAATAGCTTTACAATTGAAGAGTAATGAGCGTGATGTTGAAGAGTTTCAATTAGAGTTACCAGTGTCAATTGAGAATGGAAGTGATAAGTTACACTTCAAGTTCATAGTTGATGATAACTGGGTCGTCAGTGACGAATATAAGAAGGATACAGATGCAAATGGGAACGAAAACAATTACATTGAGAAATCCGACCTGAATGTTAAACAACCAAAGAGCAGAAGAGTTAAGATTAAGAAGAAGCTAAGAAGAAATAAGAAGACAGGTGAAGTCTTTTTGGTTAGCGAGGAATTTATCCCATTAGATGATGAAGGAAATGAGCTAGAGCCAACAAAGATTACTGTTTATGAAGCAAAAGCGACCCCAGAGAAACCTGAAATTACCCCAGAAAGTGAAAGTAATGGTGAGGAAAATGTACAGGAAAATACCTTCGAATCAGGCGAGGTACCAGTTGGAGAGCCAGTTGGAGAGCCGGTCGAACATCCAGTCGAAGAGCAAATAGAAGTACCGGTCAAAGAGAACAGTAGCAATCCCGTTGCTGAACATACCGAATCATCAATTTCTAATTCAGGCGACAGTTCGAGTAACAGTGAAGCGCTCGAGTCGTCCAGCATTGACGATagtgatgaaaatgatgaaaacTTAGAGGTTACTCTTCCAAAGGAAATCAATCAAGAAATGGCTGCTGTTGTAAACACTACAAAAGCTCAAGAGATCCCAAAAACCGTCAAAAAACTATCGAAAAAGAAGACTGTTGTAAAGCCAAAACCTTTAGCAAAGAAGACTGATAAcgaaacaaaaacaaagaaaactGTAATGGGTAAgcttaaaaaatttttatccaaataa
- the MRPL22 gene encoding mitochondrial 54S ribosomal protein uL22m (similar to Saccharomyces cerevisiae MRPL22 (YNL177C); ancestral locus Anc_2.78), with product MLHRGLIGRIGAISHNHILFNAVNKRMISQSSVLRAEEESANTSIFGSLTKNVDMAKPAQDRLSDRMIASADNNNTGEDAAVEEQKFRDSITVETDVLLQKHIQKLDEPEKPAVNLYLSPLKRRIYEQNCKDNGGFFKKNAIVRLPSTKEEYRLTLNQQELDALEPSVYLQSYRLKSSMKKTTQVLRMINGIDLKKAITQCHFSKRHVAKEIEELLKRGIEDAQKLKLDPNDLYISQIWCGSDGSWRKNMEFKGRGRVGIISHPWVHVRCILKTKSVTKKRLEFEKDLKELKKKPWIQLPDKPVRGVTNNVYKW from the coding sequence ATGCTTCACAGAGGTTTGATTGGACGTATTGGTGCAATTAGCCACAACCACATACTCTTCAATGCGGTTAACAAACGTATGATTAGTCAGAGTTCGGTATTGAGAGCTGAAGAAGAGTCTGCCAATACTAGCATTTTTGGGAGCCTAACGAAGAATGTGGATATGGCTAAGCCTGCCCAAGATAGACTTTCTGATAGAATGATTGCTAGCGCtgacaataataatacagGGGAAGATGCTGCAGTGGAAGAGCAAAAATTCAGGGACTCTATCACTGTGGAGACTGATGTACTTCTACAGAAGCATATCCAAAAATTGGATGAACCAGAAAAACCAGCTGTGAATTTATATCTATCTCCACTAAAAAGACGCATCTATGAACAGAATTGTAAAGATAATGGTGgattcttcaaaaaaaatgctATAGTGAGATTACCATCtacaaaagaagaatatcGTTTGACCTTGAATCAGCAAGAACTCGATGCTTTAGAACCATCTGTTTATTTGCAATCTTACAGATTGAAATCCTCTATGAAGAAAACTACACAAGTCTTAAGGATGATAAACGGGATAGACCTAAAGAAAGCAATTACCCAATGTCATTTTTCCAAGAGACATGTTGCCAAAGAAATCGAAGAATTGTTAAAAAGAGGGATAGAGGATGCTCAAAAGTTAAAATTAGATCCAAACGATCTTTATATTTCACAAATATGGTGTGGTAGTGATGGTTCATGGAGAAAAAATATGGAATTCAAAGGTAGAGGTAGGGTCGGTATTATTTCTCACCCTTGGGTTCATGTAAGATgtattttgaaaacaaaatcTGTAACTAAGAAAAGGTTAGAGTTTGAAAAGGATTTGAAAGAACTTAAAAAGAAACCATGGATTCAATTACCTGACAAACCAGTTAGAGGTGTTACAAACAATGTTTACAAATGGTGA
- the SHR3 gene encoding Shr3p (similar to Saccharomyces cerevisiae SHR3 (YDL212W); ancestral locus Anc_2.77) has translation MAFLGLSYEEFCTIGTGLILVSSSFLMGVIFGNQPYDYNVLFKTNSTTEDFAASLNHYQQIYNTNPKVFYVLMGVATLGFIGSMIRIYKPNPELQLFEYTSLGLFVFAICIFITNIKTGVECTISHQWGEVTENQGLAVLASSNIIFLFFLGGTVVLQAGLWYTNWEYQKRLKAFFAEEAAERAAAVEKEATAGQGKGKKAQKENKKQK, from the coding sequence AGTTACGAAGAATTTTGTACAATTGGTACAGGTTTAATTTTAGTATCAAGCTCATTTCTAATGGGCGTGATTTTTGGTAACCAACCATATGATTATAACGTTTTATTCAAAACTAACTCCACTACAGAAGATTTTGCAGCTTCTTTAAACCATTACCAACAAATTTATAACACTAATCCAAAGGTATTTTATGTATTGATGGGTGTCGCCACCCTTGGTTTCATTGGTTCCATGATCAGGATTTACAAACCAAACCCAGAATTACAACTATTTGAATACACTTCATTAggtttatttgtttttgcAATTTGCATCTTTATTACAAACATTAAAACTGGTGTGGAATGTACTATTTCACATCAATGGGGTGAAGTAACAGAAAATCAAGGTCTAGCTGTATTAGCATCTTCaaacattatatttttattcttcttAGGGGGTACCGTTGTATTACAAGCTGGTTTATGGTATACTAACTGGGAATATCAAAAGAGATTAAAAGCTTTCTTTGCTGAAGAAGCTGCTGAAAGAGCTGCTGCTGTAGAGAAAGAAGCTACTGCAGGTCAAGGTAAAGGTAAGAAAGCACAAAAGGAAAATAAGAAGCAGAAATAG
- the TPHA0O01530 gene encoding uncharacterized protein (similar to Saccharomyces cerevisiae SPS100 (YHR139C) and YGP1 (YNL160W); ancestral locus Anc_2.98): MKLQLSALLAASTLAAAQPANWSKFLKNNHNTEVNSLATNATGFNSTATNSSGWGNWTVSNSTQDAHKDIFKVIITGGDFKLDNSSHLEYEYCYNQTNALNLTQLYEVAEIVNTTISDDRYKAVVIVSGGDSMESLGFLNSILIDSEKPVVISQSDAYGIAVANKTASKGTLVVTNDDYVYPGVFSPYSTRYSSFGGVPVAACGDDLSVNYFFESYETKFLSGNSTIRKNFTDFTNYNATKDLDTLPVVPIIAESELSATVLESLAASVDAIVVVATEDDRDTIKTVDDYSNVGVPVVFAKSINTYPFLSDAAVPTGTCSAGYLSPTKAQLLLSIALINGVTNVEDIVTLFP; this comes from the coding sequence ATGAAGTTACAATTATCCGCTTTACTTGCCGCTTCTACTTTGGCTGCTGCTCAACCAGCTAACTGGtctaaatttttgaaaaacaatCACAACACTGAAGTCAACTCGCTTGCTACCAACGCAACCGGATTCAACAGCACTGCTACTAACTCTTCAGGTTGGGGTAACTGGACTGTCTCGAACTCAACTCAAGACGCTCACAAAGATATCTTCAAAGTTATCATCACTGGTGGTGATTTCAAGTTAGACAACTCTTCCCATCTGGAATACGAATACTGTTACAACCAAACCAACGCTTTGAACTTGACTCAGTTGTACGAAGTCGCTGAAATCGTCAACACCACTATATCTGACGACCGTTATAAGGCTGTTGTCATCGTCTCCGGCGGTGACTCTATGGAATCCCTGGGTTTCTTGAACTCCATTCTCATCGACTCCGAAAAACCAGTTGTTATTTCTCAAAGCGACGCTTATGGTATTGCTGTCGCTAACAAAACCGCCTCTAAAGGTACTTTAGTTGTCACTAACGATGACTACGTTTACCCAGGTGTTTTCTCTCCATATTCTACCAGATACAGTTCTTTCGGCGGTGTTCCAGTTGCTGCTTGTGGTGATGATCTATCCGTTAACTACTTCTTTGAAAGTTACGAAACTAAATTCTTATCTGGCAACTCTACCATTAGAAAGAACTTCACTGACTTCACCAACTACAACGCTACTAAGGACTTGGACACTTTACCAGTTGTTCCAATCATCGCTGAATCTGAATTGAGCGCCACTGTCTTAGAAAGCTTAGCTGCTTCCGTCGATGCTATCGTCGTTGTCGCTACCGAAGACGATCGTGACACTATCAAAACCGTCGATGACTACTCTAATGTCGGTGTCCCAGTTGTTTTTGCCAAGAGCATCAACACCTACCCATTCTTGAGTGACGCCGCTGTCCCAACTGGTACCTGTTCGGCTGGTTACTTATCTCCAACTAAAGCTCAATTATTGTTATCCATTGCTTTGATCAATGGTGTCACTAACGTAGAAGATATCGTTACTTTATTCccataa
- the SKO1 gene encoding Sko1p (similar to Saccharomyces cerevisiae SKO1 (YNL167C); ancestral locus Anc_2.86), whose translation MLAQTQTAFTNTLNNTNKSASVSSGVRTTPNFYINSGLTPNESSLRTGLTPLSQTVPTMLPVLGNNGAALNSAAAPFTPGLTTLLGYSSAQPLPTSMGMMGNGSGFTPGGIRPSPPLNINNGTKVLDNVTKVVVGGGSNSGSAGDSVASGPLNSSGDPTAEKTKAKRVQKPKANGRKAGTTKKKKGAKAKANSESKEVVQKRMEFLERNRLAASKFRQRKKEYIKKIEDELDFYKSEYRELTQIVDKIIGHDDNKSILEGLENLMAANDPIKALELVNSIKI comes from the coding sequence ATGCTGGCACAGACACAAACGGCGTTCACCAACACTTTGAACaatacaaataaatcaGCATCGGTGAGTTCGGGTGTCCGAACAACGCCAAATTTCTACATTAATTCAGGCCTTACTCCAAACGAAAGTAGTCTGCGCACAGGGCTCACGCCTCTATCTCAGACTGTCCCCACAATGTTGCCTGTGCTGGGCAACAACGGTGCTGCTCTGAATTCCGCAGCGGCGCCGTTCACGCCGGGTCTCACTACACTATTGGGATACTCGTCGGCGCAACCGTTGCCAACTTCAATGGGGATGATGGGCAACGGTTCTGGCTTCACGCCAGGTGGAATAAGACCTTCTCCGCCATTGAATATCAACAACGGCACCAAGGTGCTCGACAATGTAACGAAGGTGGTCGTTGGTGGCGGCAGTAACAGTGGCAGCGCAGGCGATAGTGTGGCCAGCGGGCCTTTGAACTCTAGTGGCGATCCAACAGCGGAGAAAACAAAAGCAAAGAGAGTGCAGAAACCCAAAGCAAATGGCCGCAAAGCAGGTACCacgaagaagaagaagggAGCAAAAGCGAAGGCCAACTCCGAATCAAAGGAAGTGGTTCAGAAGAGAATGGAGTTCCTAGAGAGAAACAGGCTCGCTGCGTCGAAGTTCAGgcaaagaaagaaagaatacATTAAGAAGATCGAAGATGAACTGGATTTCTATAAAAGTGAATATCGCGAGCTAACGCAGATTGTCGACAAAATAATCGGGCATGACGATAACAAGTCCATTTTGGAAGGGCTAGAGAACTTGATGGCTGCAAATGATCCCATAAAAGCACTCGAACTCGTAAATAgcatcaaaatttaa
- the TPHA0O01550 gene encoding uncharacterized protein (similar to Saccharomyces cerevisiae PSD1 (YNL169C); ancestral locus Anc_2.83), which yields MLGSSYVQRVAIDSEDIGLRAGYMDKNNHVWLKIFVVFTLSFFIKRVYSKSKQKTVSLRDKSSTHVTTHKRYKRKIKIVKDNWFLFLYRTLPLNFISRLWGNFNDLTLPMWFRPYGYRFYCYLYTVDVSEILDKNFYHYPNLGSFFYRNIDPKARPIVPGDNVITSPSDGTILNFGTIDPETGEIEQVKGLTYSIREFLGTHEHPLMTKSESHLDLLKQKWKQSQENSTHSFSNLLINEGDKSALVYETNNSKIQKLLSELTAMDTPSVYNHNNIQINHKNQLYFTVIYLGPGDYHHFHSPINWVCKIRRHFPGKLFSVAPYFQRHFKSLFVLNERVPLLGYWKYGFFSMTAVGATNVGSIKLNFDKDLRTNVKQPKSKECKHNKNSCYEAVYVNTNEKLKGVPLLKGEEMGGFKFGSTVVLCFEAPFDFKYNIKCGQKIKLGEKIGTVP from the coding sequence ATGTTAGGTTCATCGTATGTCCAGAGAGTTGCCATCGACTCGGAAGATATTGGGTTACGAGCAGGCTACATGGACAAGAATAACCATGTTTGGTTAAAGATCTTCGTGGTGTTCACTCTGTCCTTCTTCATTAAGCGCGTTTACAGTAAGAGCAAACAAAAGACAGTGTCACTGAGAGATAAAAGTTCAACACATGTCACAACTCATAAGCGATACAAGCGTAAGATTAAGATCGTCAAGGACAATTGGTTTTTGTTTCTGTATAGGACGTTACCTTTGAACTTTATTTCGAGACTTTGGGGAAATTTCAATGACTTGACTTTACCTATGTGGTTTAGACCGTATGGTTATAGATTCTATTGTTATCTGTATACTGTCGATGTCAGTGAGATTCTAGACAAGAATTTCTACCACTACCCGAATCTGGGCTCATTCTTCTACAGAAACATAGATCCAAAAGCAAGACCAATTGTTCCAGGCGATAATGTCATTACATCTCCCAGTGATGGGACAATACTGAATTTTGGTACCATTGATCCCGAAACAGGAGAGATCGAACAAGTCAAGGGGCTCACATATTCCATCAGAGAGTTTTTAGGAACCCATGAACATCCTCTTATGACAAAGAGCGAATCACATTTGGATTTactaaaacaaaaatggAAACAATCTCAAGAAAACAGCACACATTCATTCAGCAACCTACTTATCAACGAAGGTGATAAATCTGCATTAGTCTATGAAACAAACAACTCCAAAATCCAGAAACTGTTGAGCGAGTTGACAGCAATGGATACACCGTCCGTTTATAACCATAATAACATTCAAATTAATCATAAAAATCAACTGTATTTCACTGTCATATACTTGGGCCCAGGTGACTATCATCATTTCCATTCGCCAATTAACTGGGTCTGTAAGATACGTAGACATTTCCCAGGTAAATTGTTCTCTGTCGCACCATATTTCCAAAGGCATTTTAAGAGTTTATTTGTTCTTAATGAGAGAGTACCTTTATTAGGATATTGGAAATATGGGTTTTTTAGCATGACCGCTGTCGGAGCCACTAACGTGGGTTCCATCaagttaaattttgataaagatCTAAGAACTAATGTCAAACAACCTAAGTCAAAAGAATGTAAGCACAACAAGAACTCATGTTACGAAGCAGTCTACGTGAACACAAACGAAAAACTAAAAGGTGTTCCCTTATTAAAAGGTGAAGAAATGGGTGGTTTCAAATTTGGAAGCACTGTTGTCCTCTGTTTCGAAGCACCTTTCGACTTCAAATACAATATCAAATGTGGACAAAAAATCAAGTTAGGTGAAAAAATCGGTACCGTGCCATAA